GCAGCCTCATCACGCGATGGTCAGCAGGCGCGCGGCGGCTCATCTGGTTTCTCCCGGGCGAGCGGTGGCGCGAGTCAACGCGCGGCAAGTCAGCGCGGGCGCCAGAGCACGGGGAGGAGTGGTGGTGGCAGTTCCCGCAGCAGCGGCGGACGCAGGCGCTAGGAGTCAGGTCATGAGAAGCAACAACCGACTGTTTATCCTGGTCGCGGCCGTGCTGGCCGCTGGCTCAATCCTGGCAGGCTGCGCCAGGCAGCCTGAGGCGCATCAGTCGTTCGAGACGCCGGAGGCAGCCGTCGATGCGCTGGTCGCTGCGCTGGAGAAGGACGATGTGGCGCAGTTGCAGCGTCTCCTGGGCCCCGACGCGGAAGGCGTGCTCGCCTCCGGCGATGCGGTGCAGGACAAGACGGACCGTGCCGATTTTCTGAACGCGTATCGCGCGGCGCACACGCTGGTCGAGGAGAGCCCCGACCAGCGGACGTTGACTACGGGTCCCGATCAGTGGCCCATGCCCGTACCGATCGTGCGCAGGGATGGCCGCTGGTATCTCGATGGAAAAGAGGGCGCCGACGAGATCGTGTATCGCCGTATCGGCGAGAACGAGCTTGGTGCCATCCGGGTTTGCCGCGGATTCGTCGAGGCACAACAGGAGTATGCCGCGGAGGGTCACGACGGAGACCCGGCGGGCATCTATGCGCTCAAGCTCATCAGCGATGAAGGGCTGCAAAACGGCCTCTATTGGCCGACTGCCGACGCCGGGCCCGAGAGTCCGGCGGGTCCATTCGTTGCTGCTGCAGCGGCCGAAGGCTACCGCCGGTCCGCGTTCCGCACGCCATACCATGGCTATTACTACCGGCTGTTGTACCGGCAGGGTCCCAACGCGTCGGGTGGCGCGCGTGAGTATTTCAGGGACGGCGTGATGACTGAAGGCTTCGCGCTGATTGCCTGGCCGGCCGACTACGGCGCGGGCGGCATCATGACATTCATCGTCAACCAGGACGGTGTGATCTTCCAGAAGAATCTGGGCGAGGAAACCGAATCGGCGGTCGCTGCGATGGATGCCTACGACCCCGACAGCTCATGGACCGCGGTGGAATCGAGTTGATGCGCCATCATCCGTGAGCAGTCAACCATGAACATGGTGTGCCCCACCGTGAAATGGGGGCCTTGGCTGAGCGAACGCCGGTGGGCAACGCTCGGAAGGATTACAACGAAAATCGCGCGATGCTCATGGTCACAACAGAAGAACGGCGACTGCAGGAAGCTCGGGATCGCCATGTTCCATGGCGGAAATGGGGTCCCTATCTGAGCGAACGCCAGTGGGGCACGGTGCGCGAGGATTACAGTCAATCCGGAAACGCCTGGGACTACTTTTCACATGATCAGGCCCGATCGCGGGCTTACCGCTGGGGTGAGGACGGACTGGCGGGCTTTTCCGACGATCGACAGCGCCTGTGTTTTGCGCTGGCCCTGTGGAATGGGAAGGATCCCATCCTCAAGGAGGGGGACAAGGCGAAGGCCGAGCAATGGCTCACGCAGAGCGCAAAGCTCCTGCCCACCGCGCCCGCCGCATTTTTCCTCGGCAATGTTGCACGCGACAAGGGCGATACGCAGAGCGCGCTCAAGCTCTACCAGGCCGCAGCCACCTCGAAGAGCGACATCGGGCAAAGCGCCGCCGGCGACCTGGTGCGTCTCGACCTGCCGCAGAATCCCGGCAAGTATCTCGCGACCGCACCGCAATTGGCCGCGAACGGCCGCTTGGTGCTCGTCATCGAGAACCAGACGCCCCTGTCGCTCACGTATATCCAGGTGACGCCCGTGGTGGTGGACGCCGCCGGCAACATCGTGCGGCAGGCGAATCCCGTGGCCGTCGGCCGGACGCTCAAGCCCGGCGAGCGCGTCGCGGTCGATGCGGGGGTCGAAAGCGCATCGCCGCAGCAGCTGTCAGCCATCCGCTTCCGGATTGACAAGGCACAGGTTGCAGAGGACTGACGGCGCGCAACCGCGTTCGCGCGCCGTTGGAGCACCGGCGGCGGCGCCGAGCCGGGCTTGCCGAGGCCCCACACTGGCCAGACCCACAAGGCGCAGGCCCGGCTCGCCCGTGCGTGCCGGGCCTGCCGTTACTTGAATACCCCCAGCGCCCGCAGGATCACGATGAGGAGGATGGCGCCCCCGAGCGCAATGATGTAGCTCATCACGCCGCCACCACCGATGCCAAGCGCCCCGGCCAGCCAGCCGCCGAGAGCCGCCCCGATGATGCCGACGACCACGTTGGCGATCATGCCCATCTGGGCATTGGTTTTCATCACGATGCTGGCGAGCCAGCCGATAACCCCACCGATGACGAGCCAGATGATCAGGTTCATGGTTATTCCTCCCCGTTGCGCCGGACGAGATGCCCGGCCGGTGTACTTCGCATGGGCGACTATAGCGCCTGCCGCCTGTCAACGCCTAGGCTCGCTCGTGAATGCTTATGGCGGCCATAGGCCTACTGGCTGAGGTATTCTGGCCGCATGGTCATACGCGGTTCGGGACGGCTGATAGCTTACCGGTTGGCCATTGCCGCGGCGGCGCTGGCATTCATCTGTGGTCCCGTGCGGGCGCAGGAGATGGAGCCGCGTGCCTATTCGCCGTCACCCGTAGGCATGACCTTCCTGGGTCTTTCCTGGCAGCGCTCCAGCGGCGGGGTGACCACTCGTCGAGCGTCACTACCGGGCATTCGTTGCGGCGCTTGGCACCCGCAGGCGCACGCTGCCCGCCTATGTACACGACGAGTTCGAGGCCCACCTGAAATGCGGCCGGCTCGAACATGGTTTTTTGCGGGTGCGCTGCACCGCCTGCCACGCCGAGCGGTTGATCGCCTATAGCTGCAA
This genomic interval from Gammaproteobacteria bacterium contains the following:
- a CDS encoding DUF2950 domain-containing protein, which encodes MRSNNRLFILVAAVLAAGSILAGCARQPEAHQSFETPEAAVDALVAALEKDDVAQLQRLLGPDAEGVLASGDAVQDKTDRADFLNAYRAAHTLVEESPDQRTLTTGPDQWPMPVPIVRRDGRWYLDGKEGADEIVYRRIGENELGAIRVCRGFVEAQQEYAAEGHDGDPAGIYALKLISDEGLQNGLYWPTADAGPESPAGPFVAAAAAEGYRRSAFRTPYHGYYYRLLYRQGPNASGGAREYFRDGVMTEGFALIAWPADYGAGGIMTFIVNQDGVIFQKNLGEETESAVAAMDAYDPDSSWTAVESS
- a CDS encoding GlsB/YeaQ/YmgE family stress response membrane protein produces the protein MNLIIWLVIGGVIGWLASIVMKTNAQMGMIANVVVGIIGAALGGWLAGALGIGGGGVMSYIIALGGAILLIVILRALGVFK